The genomic interval CAAAGACCATCTTGGCGATTTCCAGGGTATCCTCATCGGTGATCCGGCGACCAGCCACCATTCGTTGCTCGATGCCCAGCCGCGCAGCCATCTGGGTGAGTTGTGCACCACCTCCGTGAACGATAACGAGCCGGATTCCCACCTGGTGACAGAGTGCGATCTCCTCGGCCAGAGATTGAAGAACGGCCGTCTCCTCGGTGACTTTCCCGCTGAGCTTGACGATGAAGATTTTCCCCTTGAATCGCTGAATGTAAGGCAAGGCTTCCCGGAGGAGTTCCAATCGCTGATTGTTCCGATGGCTCATAGCGGCGATGCCACTCCCGTCAATAGTTCACCGCGTCGCTGACGGATCACCTCGTTCGATTTCATGTCCGGTCAGCCAATCTGCCTCTGCGGGTGGTTGTCCAAGAAGCATCGTGAGGATCGCCTTTTGAACGTGGAGGCGATTGGCTGCTTGTTCCACGACGATGGAGCGGTCGCTGTCCAACACGCTATCGGTGACGACGACATTCCGACGGACAGGCAGGCAGTGCATGAAATATCCGTGGTCGGTCAGCTTCATCAACTCTTCCGTCACGATCCAGTGACGATAGTTCTGGCGCAGGGCTATTTCTTCGTCGAGTCGGCCATAGTAGTGACGGGAACCCCAGCTCTTGGCATATATGATCTCTGCTCCCCGACAGGCCTCGCGCTGATCGTGTATGATCTCGACGTGAGATCCGTTGGCCTCAGCATGGCGTCGGATGAGCGTCATCAGATCGGGATCGAGGTCGTACTCCGGTGGACACGCAATCGTCAGATTCATGCCGAATTGAGCAGCGGCAAGGGCAAAAGAGTTCGGCACAGCCATCGGTAAGGGCTTGGGGTGATAGGCCCAAGTGAGGACCACCTTTCTCTGGTCCACCAGGCCGAATTTTTCCCGGATCGTCATCACGTCAGCCATCGCCTGGAGAGGGTGGAACATGGCCGATTCGAGATTGATCACCGGCACCGTGCTTTCCCGTTGAAAGCTTCGAATGACGGGATCTTGGCGGTCCTCGGCGTAGGTGGTCATCGTGGGAAAGCTCCTGACAGCAAGAGCATCAGCGTATTGCGAGAGCACACGAGCCGCTTCCTTAACGTGCTCGGTTTTGTCTCCATCCATGATGACTCCCTCTCGGTATTCTAGCGTCCATGTTCCTTTCCCGACATCGAGCACAACACTATGCCCGCCCAGTTGATGAACGGCAATGTCCATCGAGGTGCGTGTTCGCAGCGACGGGTTGAAGAAGATGAGGATAATCGTTTTACCCGCCAGGGGCCGCCCGTGTCCCTGCCGCTTGTATTGGATCGCCAGATCGAGAATGTCCGATAGTTCGGACCGGCTGAAATCGCCCGTGGAGATGAAGTCTCTGCCGTAGAGGTCGGTCATGGGGAAACTGATCTGTCTCACTGTTCGTAACATATGTCTCGAAACACCTCAACGAAGAAATCAGCCTCGCTCCGTGTGAGCGTGAGCGGGGGAAGCAATCTCAAGACATACTCATCATCGGAAAGCCCGGTGATGATCTTATGGCGGAGAAGTCGTTGCTGAATGTCCCGGGCCGGCACGGTCAGTCTCAGGCCAATCAGAAAGCCCAGTCCTCGGATTTCCGCAACAAGAGGCAGGCCCGCCAGTCGCGTCATGAGATAGGCGCTGGTCTGTCGTACGTTGTCAAGCAGGTCTTCCTCTTCGATGATGGCCAGGGTTTCATCCAGA from Blastocatellia bacterium carries:
- a CDS encoding acetylglutamate kinase (catalyzes the phosphorylation of N-acetyl-L-glutamate to form N-acetyl-L-glutamate 5-phosphate), producing MSHRNNQRLELLREALPYIQRFKGKIFIVKLSGKVTEETAVLQSLAEEIALCHQVGIRLVIVHGGGAQLTQMAARLGIEQRMVAGRRITDEDTLEIAKMVF
- a CDS encoding N-acetylornithine carbamoyltransferase, producing MLRTVRQISFPMTDLYGRDFISTGDFSRSELSDILDLAIQYKRQGHGRPLAGKTIILIFFNPSLRTRTSMDIAVHQLGGHSVVLDVGKGTWTLEYREGVIMDGDKTEHVKEAARVLSQYADALAVRSFPTMTTYAEDRQDPVIRSFQRESTVPVINLESAMFHPLQAMADVMTIREKFGLVDQRKVVLTWAYHPKPLPMAVPNSFALAAAQFGMNLTIACPPEYDLDPDLMTLIRRHAEANGSHVEIIHDQREACRGAEIIYAKSWGSRHYYGRLDEEIALRQNYRHWIVTEELMKLTDHGYFMHCLPVRRNVVVTDSVLDSDRSIVVEQAANRLHVQKAILTMLLGQPPAEADWLTGHEIERGDPSATR